In a single window of the Streptomyces sp. HUAS ZL42 genome:
- a CDS encoding cytochrome P450: MAADSSSRPLCPMHRTPLPEPGPPRLTALATGTPVWLVSRYADVRQVLMDPRFDRRSLHAEDAPPLLVVPNLLDNPNGLLNQDGPAHQRLRGTVQRAFTPRAVARWRPWVASVVESLLDGLAAQPRPADIVEGFTRPLPVSVICRLMGLDHLDRDRIRHWADHALSGGAHTAEQVMAAMTEFGAFAADLVAERRKSPGDDLVSGLVAAGDALGVDDLQLLTLVCGLVVAGHETTMTALGNIVVYLLTDGREHWPACAVDEHAAATSAEQLLRTVPLSEGRVLPGLIRRAVQDVEVGGVTIPAGSVVAAQTNSAGRDPDVFPPGPADLSAPLPAPSVIFGAGPHHCLGAWLARLELELALHRLAVRFPGLRAEFTPDTIEWREGQLTRGPLRLPVSW, translated from the coding sequence ATGGCCGCAGACAGCAGCTCGCGCCCCCTGTGCCCCATGCACCGCACGCCCTTGCCGGAGCCCGGGCCGCCCCGGCTCACCGCTCTGGCCACCGGAACCCCGGTGTGGCTCGTCAGCCGCTACGCCGATGTGCGCCAGGTGCTCATGGACCCCCGCTTCGACCGCCGGTCACTGCATGCCGAGGACGCCCCACCGCTGCTCGTCGTGCCGAACCTGCTGGACAACCCGAACGGGCTTCTCAACCAGGACGGCCCGGCACACCAGCGGCTGCGCGGCACCGTGCAGCGCGCGTTCACGCCCCGCGCGGTCGCCCGGTGGCGGCCCTGGGTGGCCTCCGTGGTCGAGTCCCTGCTCGACGGCCTCGCGGCACAGCCCCGGCCGGCCGACATCGTCGAGGGGTTCACGCGGCCCCTGCCCGTCTCGGTGATCTGCCGCCTCATGGGTCTCGACCACCTCGACCGCGACCGCATCCGGCACTGGGCCGACCACGCCCTGTCCGGTGGCGCCCACACCGCGGAGCAGGTGATGGCCGCCATGACCGAGTTCGGCGCGTTCGCCGCCGACCTGGTCGCCGAGCGGCGCAAGTCGCCCGGCGACGACCTGGTGAGCGGTCTGGTGGCGGCGGGGGACGCCCTCGGTGTCGACGACCTGCAGCTGCTGACCCTGGTCTGCGGCCTGGTCGTGGCCGGTCACGAGACCACCATGACCGCCCTCGGCAACATCGTCGTCTACCTCCTTACCGACGGCCGTGAGCACTGGCCCGCGTGCGCCGTGGACGAGCACGCGGCGGCGACCTCGGCCGAGCAGCTGCTGCGCACCGTCCCGCTCAGCGAGGGCAGGGTGCTGCCCGGCCTGATCCGGCGGGCCGTCCAGGACGTCGAGGTCGGCGGGGTGACGATCCCGGCGGGCAGCGTGGTCGCCGCCCAGACCAACTCCGCCGGCCGCGACCCTGACGTCTTCCCGCCGGGCCCGGCCGACCTGTCGGCACCGCTGCCCGCACCCAGCGTGATCTTCGGGGCCGGTCCCCACCACTGCCTGGGCGCCTGGCTCGCCCGACTGGAACTCGAACTCGCCCTGCACCGTCTCGCGGTCCGCTTCCCCGGCCTGCGCGCCGAGTTCACCCCGGACACCATCGAGTGGCGGGAGGGGCAGCTGACGCGCGGTCCGCTGCGGCTACCGGTCTCCTGGTGA
- a CDS encoding DUF4230 domain-containing protein, whose protein sequence is MTTPIRRLSRRMPGWAKAVSAVVLVLVVFFAGIRLSVLPGLKDLFGTETRDRSGPALLQSIQDISRYDAASGNFQVVVDLEKDAKYLPDAIRGTRTLYVGAGTVDAYVDLGKVGENDVTVNDDRTSATLRLPHARLGKPALDADRSYAVSKQRGLLDRIGDLFSDNPNGEQAVQKLAVKHIGEAAKESQLTARAEKNTTDMLEGLLRSLGFKEVKVSYAA, encoded by the coding sequence ATGACGACTCCCATCAGGCGCCTGTCCAGGCGCATGCCCGGCTGGGCGAAGGCAGTGAGCGCCGTCGTACTGGTGCTCGTCGTGTTCTTCGCCGGGATCCGGCTGAGCGTGCTCCCGGGCCTCAAGGACCTGTTCGGCACCGAGACACGCGACCGTTCGGGTCCCGCCCTGCTCCAGTCCATCCAGGACATCAGCCGTTACGACGCCGCCTCCGGCAACTTCCAGGTCGTCGTGGACCTGGAGAAGGACGCCAAGTACCTGCCCGACGCGATCCGCGGCACCCGCACCCTGTACGTCGGGGCGGGCACCGTCGACGCCTACGTCGACCTCGGCAAGGTCGGCGAGAACGACGTGACGGTCAACGACGACCGTACGTCGGCCACGCTCCGGCTGCCGCACGCCCGGCTCGGCAAGCCGGCCCTGGACGCCGACCGCTCCTACGCGGTCTCCAAGCAGCGTGGTCTCCTCGACCGTATCGGGGACCTCTTCTCGGACAATCCCAACGGCGAACAGGCCGTGCAGAAGCTCGCCGTCAAGCACATCGGCGAGGCGGCGAAGGAGAGCCAGTTGACCGCACGGGCAGAGAAGAACACCACCGACATGCTCGAAGGGCTGCTGCGTTCCCTCGGCTTCAAGGAGGTGAAGGTGTCGTACGCCGCGTGA
- a CDS encoding complex I subunit 5 family protein, translating to MHHLLPLLVAVPLLGAGLLVAGGRRLPRVAAEAIGCAVAAGNAALALVLLLNSSPPMVEWVGAWRPVNGQSVGILLVGDGPGLGMASLASLLTLAALVYSWHYFEEPPRRHAGSYPALMLVFQAGMCGFAIAGDLFNAFVYFELMSVVAYALTGYRIDDPKAVQGALTFGVVNSLGAYAMLMGIGLLYGRTGELAMTQIGRGLDAHGGPDALVLAAFVLVLTGLLVKAAVVPFHFWLPDAHAIAPTPVCMLLSGVMVELGVFGAWRVYGTVFAGPGGVPVAEVERALIVLGALTAVIGAVMCWYQRHIKRLLAYSTVAHMGLFLIGIGELKPEADDGVALYVLGHAGVKAALFACAGILLDRYGSVDEHALYGRARQLRAVAVMFVVGALGLSGLPPFGTALGKAITEEAVGGPLTVLYVAVSAVTAAAVLRVAARVFLGLGPRPEDGGEHETTGSGERPETRQRLARIPDTMTVVPALLLAGSLAVGVAPGFAGVVAHAVNEAGSGGVHVSVHWTPVGVVLGLTSTLLAVALAAVAVTRPGLPAAPDWALPLRRLQSGHVGDYVAWVLVGAALLGALALPGVPLT from the coding sequence ATGCACCATTTGCTCCCGCTGCTCGTCGCGGTCCCGTTGCTCGGCGCGGGTCTGCTGGTCGCCGGCGGCCGCCGGCTGCCCCGGGTCGCGGCCGAGGCGATCGGCTGCGCCGTCGCGGCCGGCAACGCGGCCCTCGCGCTCGTCCTCCTGCTCAACTCCTCGCCTCCGATGGTCGAATGGGTCGGCGCCTGGCGGCCGGTGAACGGGCAGAGCGTAGGCATCCTCTTGGTCGGGGACGGGCCGGGGCTCGGCATGGCCTCACTCGCCTCGCTGCTGACGCTGGCGGCACTGGTGTACTCCTGGCACTACTTCGAGGAACCACCGCGCCGCCACGCCGGTTCCTACCCCGCGCTGATGCTGGTCTTCCAGGCGGGCATGTGCGGCTTCGCGATCGCCGGGGACCTGTTCAACGCGTTCGTGTACTTCGAGCTGATGAGCGTGGTCGCGTACGCGCTGACCGGCTACCGCATCGACGACCCCAAGGCCGTACAGGGCGCACTGACCTTCGGGGTCGTCAACTCCCTCGGCGCGTACGCCATGCTGATGGGGATCGGACTGCTGTACGGGCGCACCGGCGAGCTCGCGATGACCCAGATCGGCCGCGGCCTCGACGCGCACGGCGGGCCCGACGCTCTCGTCCTCGCGGCCTTCGTCCTCGTCCTGACCGGCCTGCTGGTCAAGGCCGCCGTGGTGCCCTTCCACTTCTGGCTGCCGGACGCGCACGCGATCGCGCCCACGCCCGTGTGCATGCTGCTGTCGGGAGTGATGGTCGAACTCGGCGTGTTCGGCGCATGGCGGGTGTACGGAACCGTCTTCGCAGGACCCGGCGGGGTGCCCGTGGCCGAGGTGGAGCGCGCGCTGATCGTGCTGGGCGCGCTGACGGCGGTGATCGGCGCGGTCATGTGCTGGTACCAGCGGCACATCAAACGGCTGCTGGCGTACTCGACGGTCGCCCACATGGGGCTGTTCCTCATCGGCATCGGCGAACTCAAGCCGGAGGCCGACGACGGGGTCGCGCTGTACGTCCTCGGCCATGCCGGGGTGAAGGCGGCGCTGTTCGCCTGCGCCGGCATCCTCCTCGACCGGTACGGCAGCGTCGACGAGCACGCCCTGTACGGGCGGGCCCGGCAACTGCGCGCCGTGGCCGTGATGTTCGTCGTCGGAGCCCTGGGGCTGTCCGGGCTGCCGCCGTTCGGTACGGCGCTCGGCAAGGCGATCACGGAGGAGGCCGTCGGCGGCCCGCTTACCGTGCTGTACGTCGCCGTGTCGGCGGTGACCGCGGCAGCCGTACTGCGGGTCGCCGCACGGGTGTTCCTCGGCCTCGGCCCGCGCCCCGAGGACGGGGGCGAGCACGAGACGACCGGCTCCGGAGAGCGGCCCGAGACCCGGCAGCGGCTGGCCCGCATCCCCGACACCATGACGGTGGTCCCGGCGCTGCTGCTCGCCGGATCCCTCGCCGTCGGCGTGGCCCCCGGCTTCGCCGGCGTGGTGGCGCACGCCGTGAACGAGGCCGGGTCCGGAGGCGTGCACGTCTCCGTGCACTGGACCCCGGTCGGCGTGGTGCTGGGACTCACCTCGACCCTGCTGGCCGTGGCCCTGGCCGCGGTTGCCGTCACCCGCCCCGGGCTGCCGGCCGCCCCGGACTGGGCGCTGCCACTGCGGCGCCTGCAGTCCGGGCACGTCGGTGACTACGTGGCCTGGGTACTGGTGGGGGCTGCGCTGCTCGGCGCGCTGGCCCTGCCGGGCGTGCCCCTCACATGA
- a CDS encoding sodium:proton antiporter, with the protein MHVLPYLVAVWIFLVGCYGLATSRNLIHAVGCLAVCQSATYVLLLAVGYRDDATAPVFSDLKPGSRPVVDPVVQALALTDVVVGATVTALLLALVVQVSKRHGTVDPDELSELRG; encoded by the coding sequence ATGCACGTCCTTCCGTACCTGGTCGCCGTCTGGATCTTCCTCGTCGGCTGCTACGGCCTGGCCACCAGCCGCAACCTGATCCACGCCGTGGGCTGCCTCGCCGTATGCCAGTCGGCCACGTACGTCCTGCTGCTCGCAGTCGGCTACCGGGACGACGCCACGGCTCCCGTCTTCTCGGACCTGAAGCCGGGATCGCGGCCGGTCGTCGACCCGGTCGTGCAGGCCCTCGCCCTCACCGACGTCGTCGTCGGCGCCACCGTCACCGCCCTGCTGCTGGCGCTCGTCGTGCAGGTCTCCAAGCGCCATGGCACCGTCGACCCCGACGAACTCTCGGAGCTGCGCGGCTGA
- a CDS encoding MnhB domain-containing protein: MNRRFRLWLVCAGGAALAALLVAACLQLPSFGGDRHPYGDRAVRASLARHTANTVASVNFDLRAFDTLGEMTILFAAVLGCVVLLRQTRDEHRARPEPADVAPPVRRYALIVLPVAVVTGLYVIAHGQLSPGGGFQGGVVAATALHLLYLGADYRALERIRPIGRYEVGDALSASAYLVTGLAGVLAGTAFLANTLLPHGTFNTLSSGGTVPVLNAAIGMEVACAVVVLLARFLDQAVEIEDETESATQDTTEGTTDEESGR; this comes from the coding sequence TTGAACCGGCGCTTCCGGCTGTGGCTCGTGTGCGCGGGCGGCGCGGCGCTGGCCGCGCTGCTCGTCGCCGCCTGCCTTCAACTCCCGTCCTTCGGCGGCGACCGGCACCCTTACGGTGACCGTGCCGTCCGGGCGTCCCTGGCCCGGCACACCGCGAACACCGTCGCCTCCGTCAACTTCGACCTGCGCGCCTTCGACACCCTCGGCGAGATGACCATCCTGTTCGCGGCCGTGCTCGGCTGCGTGGTCCTGCTGCGGCAGACCCGCGACGAGCACCGCGCCCGGCCCGAACCCGCCGACGTGGCCCCGCCCGTGCGCCGCTACGCCCTGATCGTCCTGCCCGTCGCCGTGGTCACCGGCCTCTACGTGATCGCGCACGGCCAGCTCAGCCCAGGCGGCGGCTTCCAGGGCGGAGTCGTCGCCGCGACCGCCCTGCACCTGCTGTACCTCGGTGCGGACTACCGAGCCCTGGAACGCATCCGGCCCATCGGCCGGTACGAGGTCGGCGACGCGCTGTCCGCCTCCGCCTACCTCGTCACCGGGCTCGCCGGCGTCCTCGCGGGCACCGCGTTCCTCGCCAACACACTGCTGCCGCACGGCACGTTCAACACGCTGTCCTCCGGCGGCACCGTCCCGGTGCTGAACGCGGCCATCGGCATGGAGGTCGCCTGCGCGGTCGTCGTGCTGCTCGCCCGCTTCCTCGACCAGGCCGTCGAGATCGAGGACGAGACAGAGTCCGCGACGCAGGACACGACAGAGGGAACGACTGACGAGGAGAGCGGGAGGTGA
- a CDS encoding Na(+)/H(+) antiporter subunit B, with translation MADVVIVVALLLVAVSATAAVAVRDPVRQALVLAVLGTLLAVLFTVLQAPDVGLSQLAVGSALTPLLLLLTVRKVRRRARQKGRSR, from the coding sequence GTGGCTGACGTCGTCATCGTCGTCGCGCTGCTGCTGGTGGCGGTCTCGGCGACCGCCGCCGTCGCGGTCCGCGACCCCGTGCGCCAGGCCCTCGTCCTGGCCGTCCTCGGCACGCTGCTCGCCGTACTGTTCACCGTCCTGCAGGCACCGGACGTCGGTCTGTCACAGCTCGCGGTCGGCTCCGCCCTGACGCCGCTGTTGCTGCTGCTGACGGTCCGCAAGGTGAGGCGACGCGCGCGGCAGAAGGGACGGAGCCGTTGA
- a CDS encoding monovalent cation/H+ antiporter complex subunit F: MNGWLVAATAVLAGGVGTAVWGVVTGPLRRRVVAQNLSTALACPALLLLSQGYDRPSYVDLALILALLGPVGTLVFARLLADDLAADPPRAWGVTWATAGVGAAVTLALCVATGPSRAMVKLLVVAALLIGGNVIASRALSGGFGGVRRG, encoded by the coding sequence GTGAACGGCTGGCTCGTCGCCGCGACGGCCGTCCTGGCCGGGGGAGTGGGAACGGCCGTCTGGGGAGTCGTCACCGGGCCGCTGCGGCGCCGGGTCGTCGCCCAGAACCTGTCCACCGCCCTCGCCTGCCCCGCCCTGCTGCTGCTCTCCCAGGGCTACGACCGTCCGTCGTACGTCGATCTCGCGCTGATCCTCGCCCTGCTGGGTCCTGTCGGCACGCTCGTCTTCGCGCGGCTGCTCGCCGACGATCTGGCCGCGGATCCGCCCCGCGCCTGGGGTGTGACCTGGGCGACCGCGGGCGTGGGCGCTGCCGTCACGCTGGCCCTGTGCGTGGCCACCGGCCCGAGCCGGGCGATGGTGAAGCTCCTGGTCGTCGCGGCCCTGCTCATCGGCGGGAACGTCATCGCCTCGCGGGCACTGTCCGGCGGATTCGGCGGGGTCCGCCGTGGCTGA
- a CDS encoding VanZ family protein, whose amino-acid sequence MARVTSRLRTTKPTGGSKPPRGARRLLPSLARLLAMVCAFAFMVAFAVVLARLTLEPSPASEALTHTNLRPGRSLRAYLDQPALRDAVKQIGGNLLLGVPFGILVPVVAPRARGILRVVLLTATVMLMVEFAQGALVTGRAFDIDDVILNTTGALVGYLLLGRRLSRAVHARESKK is encoded by the coding sequence ATGGCCCGTGTCACCTCACGCCTGCGCACCACCAAGCCGACCGGCGGTTCCAAACCGCCCCGCGGCGCCCGCCGGCTCCTCCCCTCCCTCGCCCGCCTGCTGGCGATGGTGTGCGCCTTCGCGTTCATGGTGGCGTTCGCCGTCGTACTGGCCCGGCTCACACTGGAGCCCTCTCCCGCGTCGGAGGCGCTGACCCACACCAACCTCCGCCCGGGCCGCTCGCTGCGGGCGTATCTGGACCAGCCCGCACTGCGCGACGCCGTCAAGCAGATCGGCGGGAACCTGCTGCTCGGCGTACCGTTCGGGATCCTGGTGCCCGTCGTGGCACCCCGGGCGCGGGGGATCCTGCGCGTCGTGCTGCTGACCGCGACCGTGATGCTCATGGTGGAGTTCGCGCAGGGCGCCCTGGTCACCGGACGCGCCTTCGACATCGACGACGTCATCCTCAACACCACCGGAGCACTGGTCGGTTACCTGCTCCTGGGCCGCCGCCTCAGCCGTGCCGTGCACGCCCGCGAAAGCAAGAAGTAA
- a CDS encoding PHP domain-containing protein, with product MDPVEALDRIAFLLERSLAPTYRVRAFRTAARVLVALPRGEIEERAAAGTLESLKGVGPKTAQVVREALAGQVPGYLEQLEGEAAAAPRVRGGERLRALLRGDCHVHSDWSDGGSPIEEMGRAAAEVGHEWAALTDHSPRLTVARGLSAERLREQLDVVARLNETWAPFRLLTGIECDILEDGSLDQEPELLDRLDVVVVSVHSKLRMDARAMTRRMVTAVRDPHADVLGHCTGRLVTGRGRPESEFDADAVFAACAESGTAVEINSRPERLDPPRRLLRRAVDAGVLFSIDTDAHAPGQLDWQINGCARAEECEVPPERVVTTWSVEKVLDWTRGG from the coding sequence ATGGATCCCGTCGAGGCCCTGGACCGGATCGCCTTCCTGCTGGAGCGGTCCCTGGCTCCGACGTACCGCGTCCGCGCCTTCCGCACCGCGGCGAGGGTGCTGGTGGCACTGCCGCGGGGGGAGATCGAGGAGCGGGCGGCGGCCGGGACGCTGGAGTCCCTGAAGGGCGTCGGTCCGAAGACGGCTCAGGTGGTGCGTGAGGCGCTCGCCGGCCAGGTGCCCGGTTACCTGGAGCAGCTGGAGGGCGAGGCGGCGGCAGCCCCGCGGGTGCGCGGCGGCGAGCGGCTGCGGGCGCTGCTGCGCGGGGACTGCCATGTGCACTCCGACTGGTCGGACGGCGGCAGCCCCATCGAGGAGATGGGGCGGGCCGCGGCCGAGGTCGGGCACGAGTGGGCGGCGCTGACCGACCACTCCCCGCGGCTGACGGTGGCGCGCGGGCTCTCGGCCGAGCGGCTGCGTGAGCAACTGGACGTGGTGGCGCGGCTCAACGAGACGTGGGCGCCGTTCCGGCTGCTGACCGGCATCGAGTGCGACATCCTCGAGGACGGCTCCCTCGACCAGGAGCCGGAGTTGCTCGACCGGCTCGACGTCGTGGTGGTGTCGGTGCACTCCAAGCTGCGGATGGACGCCCGGGCGATGACCCGCCGGATGGTGACCGCCGTACGCGATCCGCACGCCGACGTCCTCGGGCACTGCACGGGGCGGCTGGTCACCGGACGGGGGCGGCCGGAGTCGGAGTTCGACGCGGACGCGGTGTTCGCCGCGTGCGCCGAGTCGGGCACGGCCGTGGAGATCAACAGCCGCCCGGAGCGGCTCGACCCGCCGAGACGGCTGCTGCGCCGGGCCGTCGACGCAGGTGTGCTGTTCTCGATCGACACCGACGCGCACGCGCCGGGCCAGCTGGACTGGCAGATCAACGGCTGCGCGCGGGCCGAGGAATGCGAGGTGCCGCCCGAGCGGGTGGTCACGACATGGTCCGTGGAGAAGGTGCTGGACTGGACGCGCGGCGGGTGA
- a CDS encoding NAD(P)-dependent alcohol dehydrogenase, whose protein sequence is MRAIVQERFGPPDVLRLANTERPEVEADQVLVRVRAAALNPYDWHMMRGDPFVARLSGAMGLTRPKSRVAGIDAAGQVAAVGADVRGLRPGDEVLGFCPGSFAEYARTTAERLVPKPASLTFEQAAAVPMGAVTALRGIRTVGQVRAGQRVLVNGAGGGVGTFAVQIAAALDAEVTGVCSARNADLVRSLGAAHVVDYTREDFTDGRVRYDVILDNVGNRPLNRLRQALTPTGTLVANGGGSPGHVFGAVASLLRVAAVNAFVRQRLLPILPSAPAGPIQEDLLAVTTLIEAGKLTPVVDRTYSLTDTAEGVRHLEQGHARGKAVVTVA, encoded by the coding sequence ATGAGGGCAATCGTTCAGGAGCGGTTCGGTCCGCCGGACGTCCTGCGGCTGGCGAACACCGAGCGGCCGGAGGTGGAAGCCGACCAGGTCCTGGTGCGGGTGCGCGCCGCCGCGCTCAACCCCTACGACTGGCACATGATGCGCGGAGACCCGTTCGTGGCGCGGCTGAGCGGAGCCATGGGGCTGACCCGGCCGAAGTCGCGGGTGGCCGGGATCGACGCGGCCGGGCAGGTGGCGGCGGTCGGCGCCGACGTGCGCGGCCTCCGGCCCGGCGACGAGGTCCTGGGCTTCTGCCCGGGCTCCTTCGCCGAGTACGCGCGCACCACCGCGGAGCGGCTCGTGCCCAAGCCCGCGAGTCTGACCTTCGAGCAGGCCGCGGCCGTGCCGATGGGAGCGGTGACCGCTCTGCGGGGCATCCGGACCGTGGGCCAGGTGCGGGCCGGGCAGCGGGTGCTGGTCAACGGGGCAGGCGGTGGCGTGGGCACCTTCGCCGTACAGATCGCCGCGGCCCTGGACGCGGAGGTCACCGGGGTGTGCAGCGCCCGCAACGCCGACCTGGTGCGCTCACTGGGCGCCGCGCACGTCGTCGACTACACCCGGGAGGATTTCACCGACGGGCGCGTGCGCTACGACGTGATCCTCGACAACGTGGGCAACCGCCCGCTGAACCGGCTGCGCCAGGCACTCACTCCGACAGGAACCCTGGTGGCCAACGGCGGCGGCTCGCCCGGCCACGTCTTCGGGGCGGTGGCCTCCTTGCTGCGGGTGGCGGCGGTCAACGCGTTCGTCCGGCAGCGGCTCCTGCCGATTCTGCCGTCGGCCCCTGCCGGGCCGATCCAGGAGGACCTGCTGGCCGTCACCACGCTCATCGAGGCCGGCAAGCTGACCCCGGTGGTCGACCGGACCTACTCCCTGACCGACACGGCCGAGGGCGTGCGCCACCTGGAACAGGGCCACGCCCGCGGGAAGGCCGTGGTCACCGTGGCGTGA
- a CDS encoding TetR/AcrR family transcriptional regulator C-terminal domain-containing protein: protein MVAITTQAGAAAQSRAPLSRKRVLTAAVALADEGGVDALSMRKIAQALGVVPMALYKHVANKNELLDGMIDVLVGEIDPPDGDADWKTAVRRRVLSARRMLLRHPWAPGVIESRMKARATPTAAVMEYLDSMIGIFRAGGFSIDLVHHAMHVMGSRLLGFSQELFEDTSGREPDPDAMPPEEMAARFPHITELAMAVAHDQESVVGPGCDDQFEFEFALDLTLDGLERLRTA, encoded by the coding sequence ATGGTGGCCATCACCACGCAGGCCGGCGCCGCCGCGCAGTCCCGCGCGCCCTTGAGCAGGAAGCGGGTTCTGACCGCCGCCGTCGCCCTGGCCGACGAAGGCGGAGTCGACGCGCTCAGCATGCGCAAGATCGCGCAGGCGCTGGGCGTCGTGCCCATGGCGCTGTACAAGCACGTGGCCAACAAGAACGAGTTGCTGGACGGCATGATCGACGTGCTCGTCGGCGAGATCGACCCACCGGACGGCGACGCCGACTGGAAGACCGCCGTTCGCCGGCGGGTGCTGTCCGCCCGCCGCATGCTGCTGCGTCACCCGTGGGCACCCGGGGTCATCGAGTCGCGGATGAAGGCGCGGGCCACCCCGACCGCCGCGGTCATGGAGTATCTGGACTCGATGATCGGGATCTTCCGGGCCGGCGGGTTCTCGATCGATCTGGTCCATCACGCGATGCACGTCATGGGCAGCCGCCTGCTGGGCTTCTCCCAGGAACTGTTCGAGGACACCTCCGGCCGCGAGCCGGATCCGGACGCGATGCCGCCCGAGGAGATGGCCGCGCGCTTCCCCCACATCACCGAACTGGCCATGGCGGTCGCCCACGACCAGGAGTCCGTCGTCGGTCCGGGCTGCGACGACCAGTTCGAGTTCGAGTTCGCACTGGATCTGACGCTGGACGGCCTCGAGCGACTTCGCACGGCCTGA
- a CDS encoding DUF2182 domain-containing protein, producing the protein MHHPRPSSLTHPPSASPTGPSGGLLPRRDLVLAWSLVMLIAVLAWVLTVVQARDMGVEAGTMGMALPLFLLLWVTMMAAMMLPSMAPVAITWARSIGRRSSGWTRAARTTEFVGGYLLVWTAFGLLAYAALSFTGDWVEDDPRAGRWIGAFAFLLAGVYQLGPLKKLCLRHCRDPMSHLMRYSGFRPPARDLRVGLHHGAYCVGCCAGLMVVLVPLGVMNVAAMAGLAVVIFAEKLWAWGPLLGRVVGVAFLVMAVLAPFQDWLLPGLEEPMPSMSGM; encoded by the coding sequence ATGCACCACCCCCGCCCTTCCTCCCTGACCCACCCGCCGTCGGCGTCGCCGACCGGGCCGTCCGGCGGGTTGCTGCCTAGGCGCGACCTGGTGCTCGCCTGGTCCCTGGTGATGCTGATCGCGGTGCTCGCGTGGGTGCTCACCGTCGTACAGGCCCGGGACATGGGTGTCGAGGCCGGCACGATGGGTATGGCGCTGCCGCTGTTCCTGCTGCTGTGGGTGACGATGATGGCCGCCATGATGCTTCCGTCGATGGCGCCGGTGGCCATCACCTGGGCGCGGTCGATCGGCCGCCGCTCCTCCGGCTGGACGAGGGCGGCCCGGACCACCGAGTTCGTGGGCGGCTATCTGCTGGTGTGGACGGCGTTCGGACTGCTCGCCTACGCCGCTCTGTCCTTCACGGGGGACTGGGTGGAGGACGATCCGCGCGCGGGCCGCTGGATCGGTGCCTTCGCTTTCCTGCTCGCGGGCGTCTACCAGCTCGGTCCGCTCAAGAAACTCTGCCTGCGGCACTGCCGCGATCCCATGAGCCACCTGATGCGCTACTCGGGCTTCCGGCCGCCGGCCCGGGACCTGCGGGTGGGCCTCCATCACGGGGCGTACTGCGTCGGCTGCTGCGCCGGGCTGATGGTCGTCCTGGTCCCCCTCGGTGTGATGAACGTGGCCGCGATGGCCGGTCTGGCGGTCGTGATCTTCGCGGAGAAGCTGTGGGCTTGGGGGCCGCTCCTGGGCCGGGTGGTGGGTGTGGCGTTCCTCGTCATGGCGGTACTGGCACCGTTCCAGGACTGGCTGCTGCCGGGGCTGGAGGAGCCGATGCCGTCCATGAGCGGCATGTGA
- a CDS encoding DUF1326 domain-containing protein yields MTWTISGNYIAGCSCAVLCSCPVDGQPRDKEGKVGCLGAAVFHVAEGNLDDVDLSGVDFAFYNEFPSNLTSGNWKVALVVDSGASDQQADALERILSGREGGPFGELSQFYGEYLGMERAEVSAVGGDKPGLKVEGRTELSYEPLIGPDGKPSTVKNALFGFAPEFEVGTTTGSSNAFGLSFEGSYGEAAQYVFSSEEAEGAVRGRA; encoded by the coding sequence ATGACTTGGACGATCTCCGGCAACTACATCGCCGGATGTTCCTGCGCCGTCCTGTGCAGTTGCCCGGTCGACGGACAGCCCCGAGACAAGGAGGGCAAGGTCGGGTGCCTGGGCGCGGCGGTGTTCCACGTGGCGGAGGGGAACCTGGACGACGTGGATCTGTCCGGTGTCGACTTCGCGTTCTACAACGAGTTCCCGTCCAATCTGACCTCCGGCAACTGGAAGGTCGCATTGGTCGTGGACTCCGGAGCCAGCGACCAGCAGGCGGATGCCCTGGAGCGGATCCTCTCCGGCCGGGAGGGCGGGCCGTTCGGTGAACTCTCCCAGTTCTACGGCGAGTACCTCGGCATGGAGCGGGCGGAGGTCTCCGCCGTCGGCGGTGACAAGCCGGGCCTGAAGGTCGAGGGCCGGACCGAACTGTCGTACGAGCCGCTGATCGGGCCCGACGGCAAGCCGTCCACGGTCAAGAACGCCCTCTTCGGGTTCGCGCCGGAATTCGAGGTGGGCACCACCACGGGCAGTTCGAACGCCTTCGGGCTCAGTTTCGAGGGGTCGTACGGCGAGGCGGCCCAGTACGTGTTCAGCAGTGAGGAGGCCGAGGGCGCGGTCAGGGGCCGTGCCTGA